Proteins encoded together in one Corallococcus soli window:
- a CDS encoding biotin-dependent carboxyltransferase family protein, protein MHHGVPPGGAWVPELLVAANLAVGNAPDAAALEAHGRLELRARGRDVRVSVDGEAARLLADGDTLTVPAPTRYAVRYVAVDGALAVPEVLGGRGTLGVARLGGWEGRPLRKGDALPLGPPVTSAFAANGPLEVHLQRLVRTLDPTAPVRVLLGPDAARFGDDAVAVLLGSTFTVSPTSDRVGQRLDGPPVPHGDEGTGTSRPMVRGALQVTLSGAPIVLGPDHPTTGGYPLIAVVIRADWGRLGARRAGAPVRFQAVSVEEAREAWHLHPAHPSEATSGPVRPILGA, encoded by the coding sequence ATGCACCATGGCGTCCCTCCGGGCGGCGCGTGGGTGCCGGAGCTGCTCGTCGCGGCGAACCTCGCGGTGGGCAACGCGCCCGACGCCGCGGCCCTGGAAGCCCACGGACGCCTGGAGCTGCGTGCCAGGGGCCGTGACGTGCGGGTGTCCGTGGATGGGGAGGCCGCGCGGCTCCTCGCGGACGGCGACACGCTCACGGTGCCCGCGCCCACCCGGTATGCCGTGCGCTACGTGGCCGTGGATGGAGCCCTGGCCGTCCCGGAGGTCCTGGGCGGACGCGGGACGCTGGGGGTGGCCCGGCTGGGAGGCTGGGAGGGCCGGCCCCTGCGCAAGGGGGATGCACTCCCGCTCGGCCCACCCGTCACGTCGGCCTTCGCCGCGAACGGGCCCCTGGAAGTGCATCTCCAGCGTCTCGTCAGGACCCTGGACCCCACCGCCCCCGTGAGGGTGCTGTTGGGCCCGGACGCCGCCCGCTTCGGCGACGACGCCGTGGCGGTGCTCCTGGGCAGCACCTTCACCGTGTCGCCCACCAGCGACCGCGTGGGACAGCGGCTGGACGGACCGCCCGTGCCCCACGGCGACGAGGGCACCGGCACCTCGCGCCCCATGGTGCGTGGCGCCCTCCAGGTCACCCTGTCGGGAGCGCCCATCGTGCTGGGGCCGGACCATCCCACCACCGGGGGCTACCCGCTCATCGCCGTCGTCATCCGCGCGGACTGGGGCCGGCTGGGGGCCCGTCGGGCAGGCGCGCCCGTGCGCTTCCAGGCGGTGTCCGTCGAGGAGGCCCGGGAGGCGTGGCACCTACATCCCGCCCACCCGTCCGAGGCAACTTCGGGTCCAGTCAGACCGATACTGGGAGCATGA
- a CDS encoding LamB/YcsF family protein yields MTRCLLNIDLGELPGEDEQLYALAHLANIACGGHAGDADSMRRALELCERHGTLAGAHPSFEDRENFGRKALDVAPEVLRGQVAAQCGRLVALARERGVPVRHAKPHGALYHAANTSSALARAVVDGVVEAMGADVTLVGPGTGALREAARAAGLGYAREGFADRGTLPDGSLIPRGQPGAVLTDVAQARQNTTRLATGGAVDTLCVHGDTPGAAALAREVRAMLDALERPPEWLGDSALRLVLPEAVDRRQAREALCALPGVLDAVITESHACVYFDPATPPESPALVLTRLRVVPVAPVERPLLRIRVRYDGEDLPKVAAHAGLSEEEVVRRHTAREYTVRCVGFLPGFAYLGDVDPTIACPRLTTPRTRVPALAVGIAGERTGVYPFASPGGWNLVGTALDFTAFEPKHGAVMQLGDRVRFEREDG; encoded by the coding sequence ATGACGCGGTGCCTGCTCAACATCGACCTGGGGGAGCTGCCCGGGGAGGACGAACAGCTCTACGCGCTCGCCCACCTGGCGAACATCGCCTGCGGCGGTCACGCGGGTGATGCGGACTCCATGCGACGGGCCCTGGAGCTGTGCGAGCGGCATGGCACCCTGGCGGGCGCGCATCCGTCCTTCGAGGACCGCGAGAACTTCGGCCGCAAGGCCCTGGACGTGGCGCCGGAGGTGCTGCGCGGGCAGGTGGCGGCACAGTGCGGCCGGCTGGTCGCGCTGGCCCGCGAGCGTGGGGTGCCGGTGCGGCACGCGAAGCCCCACGGTGCGCTGTACCACGCGGCCAACACGTCCTCCGCGCTGGCGCGGGCGGTGGTGGACGGCGTGGTGGAGGCGATGGGAGCGGACGTCACGCTGGTGGGTCCGGGGACTGGCGCGCTGCGAGAGGCCGCGCGGGCTGCGGGGCTTGGATATGCGCGGGAGGGCTTCGCGGATCGGGGCACGCTGCCGGACGGCTCGTTGATTCCGCGAGGGCAGCCTGGAGCCGTGCTGACGGACGTGGCTCAGGCAAGGCAGAACACCACGCGCCTGGCCACGGGCGGCGCGGTGGACACGCTGTGCGTGCACGGCGACACGCCGGGGGCGGCGGCGCTGGCCCGCGAGGTGCGCGCGATGCTGGACGCACTGGAGCGTCCTCCGGAGTGGCTGGGCGACAGCGCGCTGCGACTGGTGCTGCCGGAGGCGGTGGACCGGCGACAGGCGCGCGAGGCCCTGTGCGCGCTGCCGGGTGTGCTCGACGCGGTCATCACCGAGTCCCATGCTTGCGTCTACTTCGACCCCGCGACGCCCCCCGAGTCTCCCGCGCTCGTGCTGACGCGGCTTCGCGTGGTGCCCGTGGCCCCGGTGGAGCGTCCGCTGCTGCGCATCCGCGTGCGCTACGACGGCGAGGACCTGCCGAAGGTGGCCGCGCACGCAGGCCTGTCGGAGGAGGAGGTGGTGCGCCGCCACACCGCGCGCGAGTACACGGTGCGCTGCGTGGGGTTCCTGCCGGGCTTCGCGTACCTGGGCGACGTGGACCCCACCATCGCCTGTCCCAGGCTGACCACGCCGCGCACGCGGGTGCCGGCGCTCGCGGTGGGCATCGCCGGGGAGCGCACGGGCGTGTATCCGTTCGCGTCGCCCGGTGGGTGGAACCTCGTGGGCACGGCGCTGGACTTCACCGCGTTCGAGCCGAAGCACGGCGCCGTGATGCAGCTGGGCGACCGCGTGCGCTTCGAGCGGGAGGACGGATGA
- a CDS encoding histidine phosphatase family protein, producing the protein MGVVYLVRHGQASFGAADYDKLSEVGQEQARVLGASLRSRLPKLDAVVTGTMLRHRETADGCLQLLGQPVEPRRVAGFNEFDHEEVVERHTPRYADRAVLREEMGAAKDPRRAYQELFTQAVARWVAGAHDREYKESWPGFKARCLEAMDALIASLGASKTALVFTSGGPITAISQDLLGIPDVHAFRTNWTLANCGVTKVIYSERGRYLSTLNEHGHFEGEHRALITYR; encoded by the coding sequence ATGGGCGTCGTCTATCTCGTGCGTCATGGGCAGGCGTCCTTCGGCGCGGCGGACTACGACAAGCTGTCGGAGGTCGGCCAGGAGCAGGCACGCGTGCTGGGAGCATCCCTGCGCTCGCGCCTGCCGAAGCTGGACGCGGTGGTGACGGGCACGATGCTGCGGCACCGGGAGACGGCGGACGGGTGCCTCCAGCTGCTCGGGCAGCCGGTGGAGCCCCGGCGGGTGGCGGGCTTCAACGAGTTCGACCACGAGGAGGTCGTGGAGCGGCACACGCCGCGCTACGCGGACCGCGCCGTGCTGCGCGAGGAGATGGGCGCCGCGAAGGATCCGCGCCGCGCCTACCAGGAGCTGTTCACCCAGGCCGTCGCGCGCTGGGTCGCGGGCGCGCATGACCGCGAGTACAAGGAGTCCTGGCCCGGCTTCAAGGCGCGCTGCCTGGAGGCGATGGACGCGCTGATTGCGTCGCTGGGGGCGTCGAAGACGGCGCTGGTGTTCACCTCCGGGGGCCCCATCACCGCCATCAGCCAGGACCTGCTGGGCATCCCGGACGTGCATGCGTTCAGGACGAACTGGACGCTCGCCAACTGTGGCGTCACGAAGGTCATCTACAGCGAGCGGGGCCGCTATCTGTCCACCCTCAACGAGCATGGCCACTTCGAGGGTGAACACCGGGCGCTCATCACCTACCGCTGA
- a CDS encoding phosphotransferase family protein, translating into MAASVPLDEGKAVRSGEALDVPAVDAWLKAQVPSLVGTPEVTQYTGGASNWTYRLKYENRDLILRRPPAGTKAKSAHDMSREYTVQQALKPAYPVVPTMVGLCQDPAVLGTEFYVMERIPGLIPRKHLPRGLDLDKARTRQLCLNVIDKLIALHGVDAQAVGLTSLGKGPGYPQRQISGWSDRYEKARTWNVPRMKYVRDWLSAHVPQDIATCVIHNDWRFDNVVLSPEDPTEVIGVLDWEMATLGDPLMDLGNTLAYWVHADDNRVLRATRRQPTDLPGMLRREEVVAYYLERTGLKPANWTFYEVYGVFRLAVIVQQIYYRYHHKQTRNPSFKNYWLLANYLAFRCRQLIKKAGG; encoded by the coding sequence ATGGCGGCGTCCGTCCCCCTGGATGAAGGCAAGGCGGTGCGCTCCGGAGAAGCCCTGGACGTGCCCGCCGTGGATGCGTGGCTCAAGGCCCAGGTGCCCTCGCTCGTGGGCACGCCGGAGGTCACCCAGTACACGGGCGGCGCGTCGAACTGGACCTACCGCCTGAAGTACGAGAACCGCGACCTCATCCTGCGCAGGCCTCCCGCCGGCACCAAGGCGAAGTCCGCGCACGACATGTCGCGCGAGTACACCGTGCAGCAGGCGCTCAAGCCCGCCTATCCGGTGGTGCCCACGATGGTGGGGCTGTGCCAGGACCCGGCCGTGCTGGGCACGGAGTTCTACGTGATGGAGCGCATCCCCGGCCTCATCCCGCGCAAGCACCTGCCCCGGGGGCTGGACCTGGACAAGGCCCGGACACGCCAGCTGTGCCTCAACGTCATCGACAAGCTCATCGCGCTGCACGGCGTGGATGCACAGGCGGTGGGGCTCACGTCGCTGGGCAAGGGGCCGGGCTATCCGCAGCGGCAGATCTCCGGCTGGTCCGACCGCTACGAGAAGGCGCGCACCTGGAACGTGCCCCGCATGAAGTACGTGCGCGACTGGCTTTCGGCCCATGTCCCCCAGGACATCGCCACGTGCGTCATCCACAACGACTGGCGCTTCGACAACGTGGTGCTGAGCCCGGAGGACCCCACGGAGGTCATCGGGGTGCTCGACTGGGAGATGGCCACGCTGGGTGATCCGCTGATGGACCTGGGCAACACGCTGGCCTACTGGGTCCACGCGGATGACAACCGGGTCCTGCGCGCCACGCGCCGGCAGCCCACCGACCTGCCCGGCATGCTGCGGCGGGAAGAGGTGGTGGCGTACTACCTGGAGCGCACCGGCCTGAAGCCCGCCAACTGGACCTTCTATGAGGTCTACGGCGTGTTCCGGCTCGCGGTCATCGTCCAGCAGATCTACTACCGCTATCACCACAAGCAGACGCGCAACCCGTCGTTCAAGAACTACTGGCTGCTCGCGAACTACCTCGCGTTCCGCTGCCGGCAGCTCATCAAGAAGGCGGGGGGCTGA
- a CDS encoding acyl-CoA dehydrogenase family protein has translation MDFQPSARTTEYLERVKRFMREHIEPVEGAYLQALHAMEAGGDWRQWKVPPVMVELKARAKAEGLWNLFLPDAKLGAGLSTLEYAPLAEQMGRSFMAPEVFNCSAPDTGNMEVIWRYGSPEQQEQWLKPLLAGDIRSVFCMTEPDAASSDATNMQATAVLDGDDVVLSGKKWWSSGLGHPNAKVAIFMGRTPETGADRHHQHSMVLVPMDAPGVEIIRMLPVYGDHDAPHGHGEVHFHDVRLPRSALISGPGMGFEIAQGRLGPGRIHHCMRCIGAAERALELMIDRGMGRSAFGKPLLNLGGNRERVAEARIAIDQARLLTLYAAWKLDDVGAMGAMTEISAIKVVAPNVLQKVVDDAIQLHGGAGVSRDTPLAGFFAQARSLRIADGPDEVHKGVITRIELAKRGFSRGS, from the coding sequence ATGGACTTCCAGCCCTCCGCCAGGACGACCGAATACCTGGAGCGCGTGAAGCGCTTCATGCGCGAACACATCGAGCCGGTGGAGGGCGCCTACCTCCAGGCCCTGCACGCCATGGAGGCCGGCGGGGACTGGCGCCAGTGGAAGGTGCCGCCCGTGATGGTGGAGCTCAAGGCGCGCGCGAAGGCGGAGGGGCTCTGGAACCTCTTCCTCCCGGACGCGAAGCTGGGCGCGGGGCTGAGCACGCTGGAGTACGCGCCGCTCGCGGAGCAGATGGGCCGCAGCTTCATGGCGCCGGAGGTCTTCAACTGCAGCGCCCCGGACACCGGCAACATGGAGGTCATCTGGCGCTACGGGTCCCCCGAACAGCAGGAGCAGTGGCTGAAGCCGCTGCTCGCGGGCGACATCCGCTCCGTGTTCTGCATGACGGAGCCGGACGCGGCGTCGTCGGACGCCACCAACATGCAGGCCACCGCCGTGCTGGACGGCGACGACGTGGTGCTGAGCGGCAAGAAGTGGTGGTCCAGCGGTCTGGGCCACCCCAACGCCAAGGTGGCCATCTTCATGGGCCGCACCCCGGAGACGGGCGCGGACCGCCACCACCAGCACTCCATGGTGCTCGTTCCCATGGACGCGCCGGGCGTGGAGATCATCCGCATGCTGCCCGTGTACGGCGACCATGACGCCCCGCACGGCCACGGCGAGGTGCACTTCCATGATGTGCGCCTGCCGCGCTCCGCCCTCATCTCCGGGCCAGGCATGGGCTTCGAAATCGCGCAGGGCCGCCTGGGGCCGGGCCGCATCCACCACTGCATGCGCTGCATTGGCGCGGCGGAGCGGGCACTGGAGCTGATGATCGACCGGGGCATGGGCCGCAGCGCGTTCGGCAAGCCGCTGCTCAACCTGGGCGGCAACCGCGAGCGCGTGGCGGAGGCGCGCATCGCCATCGACCAGGCCCGCCTGCTCACGCTGTACGCGGCCTGGAAGCTGGATGACGTGGGCGCGATGGGAGCGATGACCGAGATCTCCGCCATCAAGGTCGTGGCTCCCAACGTGCTCCAGAAGGTCGTGGACGACGCCATCCAGTTGCATGGCGGCGCGGGCGTGTCGCGCGACACGCCGCTCGCGGGCTTCTTCGCCCAGGCGCGCAGCCTGCGCATCGCGGACGGCCCGGACGAGGTGCACAAGGGCGTCATCACCCGCATCGAGCTCGCGAAGCGCGGCTTCTCCCGGGGGAGCTGA